A window of the Brassica oleracea var. oleracea cultivar TO1000 chromosome C1, BOL, whole genome shotgun sequence genome harbors these coding sequences:
- the LOC106300468 gene encoding casparian strip membrane protein 2, with product MKNESTVIDVPAESSSAMKGSAPLIGVARDHTTNGSGGYKRGLSIFDFLLRLAAIIAASVAAGTMFTSDETLPFFTQFLQFEAGYDDLPTFQFFVIAMSMISGYLLLSLPFSVVTIVRPLATAPRLLLLVLDTAAMAFNMAAASSAAAIGYLAHNGNQNTNWLPICQQFGDFCQKTSGAVVSSFVSVVFFIILVVLSGVALKRH from the exons ATGAAGAACGAATCTACCGTCATTGATGTCCCTGCGGAATCTAGCTCAGCCATGAAAGGATCAGCTCCTTTAATCGGTGTGGCTAGAGACCACACTACTAATGGCTCAGGTGGATACAAGAGAGGTCTCTCAATCTTCGACTTCCTCCTTCGTTTAGCTGCCATTATTGCAGCATCAGTAGCCGCTGGAACGATGTTTACAAGCGACGAGACTCTTCCCTTCTTTACACAGTTCTTACAGTTCGAAGCTGGCTACGACGATCTACCAACTTTCCA GTTCTTTGTGATTGCCATGTCCATGATCTCAGGATATCTCCTCCTATCTCTCCCTTTCTCCGTAGTCACCATCGTTCGCCCTCTCGCCACAGCCCCAAGACTCCTCTTGCTCGTTCTAGACACT GCGGCAATGGCGTTTAACATGGCAGCTGCGTCATCGGCTGCGGCGATAGGGTATCTAGCACACAATGGAAACCAGAACACGAACTGGCTCCCCATTTGCCAACAGTTTGGAGACTTCTGTCAGAAAACCAGTGGAGCTGTGGTCTCCTCCTTTGTCTCGGTCGTCTTCTTCATCATTCTCGTCGTCCTCTCCGGTGTCGCTCTCAAAAGGCACTAA
- the LOC106342648 gene encoding cyclin-B1-3: MAARRVRGDPVENRRALGDIGNIASLPGGVEEAGKLNRPLTRNFRAQLLENANKKAVAKNQEGVRAVQRKARAVVVKPPQPHEVIVISPDTNEVDQRHDAAASKKNVTYSSVLTARSKAASKTLDIDSADKDNDLAAVEYVEDMYSFYKEVENESKPQMYMQTQTEINEKMRSILVDWLVDVHVKFDLSPETLYLTINIIDRFLSLKPVPRRELQLVGVSALLIASKYEEIWPPQVNDLMYVTDNSYQSKQILVMEKTILGNLEWYLTVPTQYVFLARFIKAAVPDPEMENMVHFLAELGLMHYDALKFCPSMLAATAVYTARCFLSKTPAWTETLTFHTGYSEHELMDCSKLLAFIHSRVGESKLRAVFKKYSKAERCAVALVSSPAKSPLLSSSASCSLEKS; encoded by the exons ATGGCGGCGAGACGAGTTAGAG GCGATCCCGTCGAGAACCGTCGCGCTCTCGGCGACATCGGAAACATCGCTTCTCTTCCCGGTGGAGTCGAAGAAGCAGGAAAACTTAATCGCCCCTTGACCCGTAACTTCCGCGCCCAGTTGCTTGAAAACGCTAACAAAAAG GCTGTAGCCAAGAACCAAGAAGGTGTAAGGGCGGTTCAAAGGAAAGCAAGAGCTGTTGTTGTTAAGCCGCCGCAGCCTCATGAAGTGATTGTGATCAGTCCCGATACAAACGAGGTTGATCAGAGACACGATGCTGCTGCCTCCAAGAAGAATGTTACTTACTCTTCCGTTCTCACTGCTCGAAGCAAG GCTGCTTCCAAGACTCTTGATATTGATTCTGCGGACAAAGACAACGACCTCGCTGCTGTGGAGTATGTTGAGGACATGTACTCTTTCTACAAAGAAGTTGAG AACGAGAGCAAGCCTCAGATGTATATGCAGACACAGACTGAGATCAATGAGAAGATGAGATCGATTCTTGTAGACTGGCTTGTAGACGTTCATGTCAAGTTTGATCTCTCCCCTGAGACGCTTTACCTCACCATCAACATCATTGATCGGTTCTTGTCTCTGAAACCTGTTCCGAGAAGAGAGTTACAGCTTGTAGGTGTTAGTGCTTTGCTCATCGCCTCCAAATACGAAGAGATCTGGCCTCCTCAG GTCAATGATCTGATGTATGTCACAGACAACTCCTACCAGAGCAAGCAGATTCTAGTGATGGAGAAAACCATTTTGGGTAATTTGGAGTGGTACTTGACTGTTCCAACGCAGTATGTGTTCCTCGCGAGGTTCATCAAAGCTGCGGTCCCTGACCCGGAGATGGAGAACATGGTTCACTTCTTAGCTGAGTTGGGTCTGATGCATTACGACGCTTTAAAGTTCTGCCCTTCTATGCTGGCTGCTACGGCAGTTTACACCGCGAGATGCTTCTTGAGCAAGACCCCGGCTTGGACCGAGACTCTGACATTCCACACTGGTTACTCTGAACATGAGCTCAT GGACTGCTCGAAGCTTTTAGCGTTCATTCACTCGAGAGTTGGGGAGAGCAAGCTGCGCGCTGTGTTCAAGAAGTATTCGAAAGCTGAAAGATGCGCTGTTGCTTTGGTTTCATCACCGGCCAAGTCTCCTCTTCTGTCTTCTTCTGCCTCTTGCTCCTTGGAGAAGTCTTGA
- the LOC106342771 gene encoding 40S ribosomal protein S14-2, with protein sequence MSRRKTREPKEETVTLGPAVRDGEQVFGVVHIFASFNDTFIHVTDLSGRETLVRITGGMKVKADRDESSPYAAMLAAQDVAQRCKELGITAMHVKLRATGGNKTKTPGPGAQSALRALARSGMKIGRIEDVTPVPTDSTRRKGGRRGRRL encoded by the exons ATG TCGAGGAGAAAGACCAGAGAGCCCAAGGAGGAAACCGTCACTCTAGGACCTGCTGTTCGCGACGGAGAGCAAGTGTTCGGTGTTGTTCACATCTTTGCTTCTTTCAATGACACTTTCATT CATGTTACTGATTTGTCGGGAAGAGAAACTCTCGTCCGTATCACCG GTGGGATGAAGGTGAAGGCTGACCGTGATGAGTCATCTCCTTATGCTGCTATGCTTGCCGCTCAAGATGTTGCTCAAAGATGCAAG GAGCTTGGCATAACAGCCATGCACGTGAAGCTCCGTGCCACTGGAGGAAACAAAACAAAGACTCCAGGCCCTGGTGCTCAGTCTGCTCTCAGAGCCCTTGCTCGTTCTGGCATGAAGATTGGTCGTATTG AGGATGTGACTCCGGTTCCCACAGACAGTACGCGTAGAAAGGGTGGACGAAGAGGAAGAAGACTCTGA